One Luteolibacter flavescens DNA window includes the following coding sequences:
- a CDS encoding alpha/beta hydrolase yields the protein MSGKRKSIWRRVMWLLLAIVVALLVKFILHLLLPRNVPASGEMLRLELAGGPFDVPCFTGEERPKGIVILGTGDGGWSYWEENTAKHLMAQGYAVGGWDCRKFADTRTYGQTELAAGYLAAVDAVKKRTHAAKDVPIWYGGWSTGAEQSLAAATAPDRPEHLVGLLLAAPGTRARYGITTGDLLGATPTGPDTFALEDMAKKLSGVAVAQIAAGLDPMDDTDWIKTISVPHRIFDLPGKPHDMGGAGPEFQAKLDEAIAWTLETRR from the coding sequence ATGAGCGGAAAGCGAAAGTCGATCTGGCGGCGGGTGATGTGGCTGCTGCTGGCCATCGTCGTCGCCTTGCTGGTGAAATTCATCCTGCACCTGCTGCTGCCGCGCAATGTCCCTGCGAGCGGCGAGATGCTGCGGCTGGAGCTGGCCGGCGGACCATTCGACGTGCCGTGTTTCACGGGCGAGGAGAGGCCGAAGGGCATCGTCATCCTCGGCACGGGCGATGGCGGATGGTCTTACTGGGAAGAGAATACGGCGAAGCACCTGATGGCGCAGGGCTATGCGGTCGGTGGCTGGGACTGCCGGAAATTTGCCGACACCCGCACCTACGGGCAGACTGAGCTCGCCGCCGGATATCTGGCCGCGGTGGATGCGGTGAAGAAGCGCACGCATGCCGCCAAGGACGTGCCCATCTGGTATGGCGGATGGTCCACCGGCGCGGAGCAATCGCTGGCAGCAGCCACGGCGCCGGACCGCCCGGAGCATCTGGTGGGCCTGCTGCTCGCCGCGCCCGGCACGCGCGCGCGCTACGGCATCACCACGGGAGACCTGCTGGGCGCGACACCCACCGGCCCGGATACCTTCGCGCTTGAGGACATGGCGAAGAAGCTCTCCGGCGTGGCCGTGGCGCAAATCGCCGCCGGGCTCGACCCGATGGATGACACGGACTGGATCAAGACCATCTCCGTGCCGCACCGTATCTTTGACCTGCCCGGCAAGCCGCACGACATGGGTGGCGCCGGACCGGAATTCCAAGCCAAGCTGGACGAAGCCATCGCATGGACCCTCGAGACCCGACGCTAA
- a CDS encoding CorA family divalent cation transporter, with amino-acid sequence MEPKKPAFIPKSWDLPESIRKRLGDAAGRQRLMDEDGHLLFILHQPPQPEDDEVRKPVLIWGQPSGEWKSSPEGGGLAALDAHMESYRKNIHALDEAVEAAKSPRQFFDIMKKVNPLLRATRNLLAVMQEAREARQDERRLINFRDRAVDLERAIDLVASDAKDGMEFALAENTEEQSRFAHAAALEARKLNRLAAFFFPLATLVAVFGINPPSEVMTMPGFWLVIAAGVAAGLVIRMIPTSKS; translated from the coding sequence GTGGAACCAAAGAAGCCCGCATTCATTCCCAAGTCCTGGGACCTCCCTGAATCGATTCGCAAGCGTCTGGGTGACGCCGCCGGCCGCCAGCGCCTGATGGACGAGGACGGCCATCTGCTCTTCATCCTCCACCAACCTCCGCAGCCGGAGGACGATGAGGTGCGAAAGCCGGTCCTGATCTGGGGCCAGCCGAGCGGCGAGTGGAAGAGCTCGCCTGAGGGTGGCGGCCTCGCCGCGCTGGACGCTCACATGGAAAGCTACCGGAAGAATATTCACGCGCTCGACGAGGCCGTGGAGGCCGCGAAGAGCCCGCGGCAATTCTTCGACATCATGAAGAAGGTGAATCCCCTGCTGCGCGCCACGCGGAACCTGCTGGCGGTGATGCAGGAGGCCCGCGAGGCGCGACAGGACGAGCGACGACTGATCAACTTCCGCGACCGTGCGGTGGACCTAGAGCGGGCCATCGACCTGGTCGCCTCCGACGCGAAGGACGGCATGGAATTCGCGCTGGCGGAGAATACCGAGGAGCAGTCCCGCTTTGCCCACGCTGCGGCGCTTGAGGCGAGGAAGCTGAACCGGCTGGCCGCCTTCTTCTTCCCTCTGGCTACGCTGGTGGCAGTTTTCGGGATCAATCCGCCGAGCGAGGTAATGACTATGCCCGGCTTCTGGCTGGTGATCGCCGCCGGGGTCGCAGCAGGGCTAGTGATCCGGATGATTCCGACCAGCAAGTCCTAG
- a CDS encoding MFS transporter, whose product MSSLLRRTGPFAHRNARLYVLFTVLYNARAYYPVLAVFFTDLGLTLERFVLLNLVWALAIFVLEVPSGALADTLGRKKLVVFASMLMVVEMAILLLAPKDGGTLLFALCILNRLLSGTSEAAASGADEALAYDSLPEEGRESAWDEVMGAAMRWRAVGLLLAMALGGLLYDPSWLAKIGIVIPLDIAHRLPVAVVFCQALACVVIALRMEETPHHAIGTAAARCASAFRLTLRTAKMAFTTRSIAVIIFGGLLIDSVARNFATVNSEYLRLISIPEWAFGLIGAATGMLSFFVPEIARKLNARFSPLGVLGIAGALAVVALGLLAPAWPWFGVLPSMLLMTLLGLVGFTVSRHLHASATSSQRATLLSVRGLAFNLGYGSVSLGFSILLARMKETHGDDAFRAALLWQMPAVAVMIALFFAWAWRGRLGLAGRNHPDH is encoded by the coding sequence GTGTCCTCGCTTCTCCGCCGCACCGGGCCCTTTGCCCATCGGAATGCGCGGCTCTATGTGCTCTTCACCGTGCTCTACAATGCACGGGCCTACTACCCGGTGCTGGCGGTCTTTTTCACCGACCTCGGGCTGACGCTGGAGCGCTTTGTCCTGCTGAATCTGGTGTGGGCGCTGGCGATCTTCGTCTTGGAGGTGCCGTCCGGTGCGCTGGCCGATACGCTGGGGCGCAAGAAACTGGTGGTCTTCGCCTCGATGCTGATGGTCGTGGAGATGGCCATCCTGCTGCTGGCTCCGAAGGACGGTGGCACGCTGCTCTTCGCGCTCTGCATCCTGAATCGCCTGCTCTCCGGCACCTCGGAGGCGGCAGCCAGCGGCGCGGACGAGGCGCTTGCTTACGACTCGCTGCCGGAGGAGGGGAGGGAAAGCGCCTGGGACGAGGTGATGGGAGCGGCAATGCGTTGGCGGGCCGTCGGCCTCCTCCTCGCCATGGCACTCGGCGGCCTGCTCTACGATCCCTCGTGGCTGGCGAAGATCGGCATCGTGATCCCTCTCGATATCGCCCACCGGCTTCCCGTCGCCGTGGTCTTTTGCCAGGCGCTCGCATGCGTGGTGATCGCGCTGCGGATGGAGGAGACACCCCACCACGCGATCGGCACCGCCGCGGCTCGATGCGCCTCCGCCTTCCGCCTGACATTGCGCACGGCGAAGATGGCATTCACCACCCGCTCCATCGCGGTCATCATCTTCGGTGGCCTGCTCATCGATTCCGTGGCGCGGAATTTCGCGACGGTGAACAGCGAGTATCTGCGGCTGATCTCCATCCCCGAGTGGGCATTCGGCCTGATCGGCGCGGCCACCGGCATGCTGAGTTTCTTCGTCCCGGAGATCGCGCGAAAGTTGAATGCCCGCTTCTCGCCGCTCGGCGTGCTCGGCATTGCAGGGGCCCTGGCGGTCGTGGCGCTGGGTCTGCTGGCCCCGGCTTGGCCGTGGTTCGGCGTCCTTCCCTCGATGCTCCTGATGACCTTGTTAGGCCTCGTCGGCTTTACCGTCAGCCGCCATCTGCATGCCTCGGCGACATCTTCCCAGCGGGCAACGCTGCTCAGCGTCCGTGGGCTGGCATTCAATCTCGGCTACGGCAGCGTCTCGCTCGGGTTCTCCATCCTGCTGGCCCGCATGAAGGAAACGCACGGTGACGATGCCTTCCGCGCGGCCTTGCTGTGGCAGATGCCGGCGGTGGCTGTGATGATCGCCCTCTTCTTCGCGTGGGCGTGGCGCGGCCGCCTAGGACTTGCTGGTCGGAATCATCCGGATCACTAG